From a single Helicoverpa armigera isolate CAAS_96S chromosome 7, ASM3070526v1, whole genome shotgun sequence genomic region:
- the LOC110382593 gene encoding organic cation transporter protein — MVQVARTRRGSGPRDKAAGEAAAGDALEAALAQLGPFGFYQGYVLVLLCIPNLLACMYSLNYVFVADSVPFRCMVPECEQSPAQFEDEAALALLPPGACQRYAPLAPHAACERDAFHHNHTIACDAFVYQNHDTIFAEFDLGCREWMRTLVGTVRNAALPVALLLTGYVSDTFGRRTAFCVFSTCAAVLGIVKAFSVNYQMYLSMEFLEAALGYGFNSAAYVMMVEIAHPSLRAVFACTTGIAYGVGGMVFAWLAWSLPYWRHLLLLIHALALLLPLYWLLLDESPRWLHARADAPAAAAVIRKAARWNKVLVDEELMQRLSAESAGAKPPARGACGAGGAWRDVLRSRVLLVRLAVCGWCWAATTFVYYGLTINSVALSGNKYTNFALNMAMEVAASVLIMMALERIGRKLCIFLAFLLCGVACVSPFFIQHGGASLGLFFVGKLAITFAFNSLYVYTAELYPTHARSSALAACSLVGRLGSVLAPQTPLLNMYVQALLYGVCSGSAALLVLLMPETRHARLPQRVADAECLSSAPPMSAPAPAPAVPSVRHLSADT, encoded by the exons ATGGTGCAGGTGGCGCGCACACGCCGCGGGAGCGGGCCGCGCGACAAGGCCGCGGGCGAGGCGGCCGCCGGCGACGCGCTGGAGGCGGCCCTGGCGCAGCTCGGCCCCTTCGGCTTCTACCAGGGCTACGTGCTGGTGCTGCTGTGCATCCCCAACCTGCTGGCCTGCATGTACTCGCTCAACTATGTGTTCGTGGCCGACTCCGTGCCATTCCG ATGCATGGTGCCGGAGTGCGAGCAGTCGCCGGCGCAGTTCGAGGACGAGGCGGCGCTGGCGCTGCTGCCGCCGGGCGCCTGCCAGCGCTACGCACCGCTCGCGCCCCACGCCGCCTGCGAGCGCGACGCCTTCCACCACAACCACACCATCGCCTGCGACGCCTTCGTCTACCAGAACCACGACACTATATTTGCTGAG TTCGACTTGGGATGTCGCGAGTGGATGCGCACGCTGGTGGGCACGGTGCGCAACGCGGCGCTGCCGGTGGCGCTGCTGCTCACCGGCTACGTCTCCGACAC GTTCGGGCGGCGCACCGCGTTCTGCGTGTTCTCGACGTGCGCGGCGGTGCTGGGCATCGTGAAGGCGTTCTCCGTCAACTACCAGATGTACCTCAGCATGGAGTTCCTCGAGGCCGCCCTCGGCTACGGCTTCAACAGCGCCGCATACGTTATGA TGGTGGAGATCGCGCACCCGTCTCTGCGCGCGGTGTTCGCGTGCACGACGGGCATTGCTTACGGCGTGGGCGGCATGGTGTTCGCGTGGCTGGCGTGGAGCCTGCCCTACTGGCGCCACCTGCTGCTGCTCATCCACGCGCTGGCGCTGCTGCTGCCGCTCTACTGGCTGCTGCTGGACGAGAGCCCGCGCTGGCTGCACGCGCGCGCCgacgcgcccgccgccgccgctgtcATCCGCAAAGCCGCCAGGTGGAACAAG GTGCTCGTGGACGAGGAGCTGATGCAGCGGCTGAGCGCGGAGAGCGCGGGCGCCAAGCCgccggcgcgcggcgcgtgcggcgcgggcggcgcgtggcGCGACGTGCTGCGCTCGCGCGTGCTGCTGGTGCGGCTGGCCGTGTGCGGCTGGTGCTGGGCCGCCACCACCTTCGTGTACTACGGGCTCACCATCAACTCGGTGGCGCTGTCCGGCAACAAGTACACCAACTTCGCGCTCAACATGGCCATGGAGGTGGCCGCCTCTGTGCTCATCATGATGGCGCTCGAGCGCATCGGACGCAAACTCTGCATATTTCTTGCGTTCCTGCTATGCGGAGTCGCCTGCGTTTCACCATTTTTCATAC AGCACGGCGGCGCGTCGCTGGGGCTGTTCTTCGTGGGCAAGCTGGCCATCACGTTCGCGTTCAACTCGCTGTACGTGTACACGGCGGAGCTGTACCCCACGCACGCGCGCAGCTCCGCGCTGGCCGCCTGCTCGCTGGTCGGCCGCCTGGGCTCCGTGCTGGCGCCGCAGACACCGCTACTG AACATGTACGTGCAAGCGCTGCTGTACGGCGTGTGCAGCGGGTCGGCGGCGCTGCTGGTGCTGCTCATGCCGGAGACGCGGCACGCGCGCCTGCCGCAGCGCGTGGCGGACGCCGAGTGCCTGAGCAGCGCGCCCCCCATGtcggcgcccgcgcccgcgcccgcggtGCCAAGCGTCCGACACCTCTCCGCCGACACCTAG
- the LOC110382592 gene encoding major facilitator superfamily domain-containing protein 8: MEWFKGLAGRVRQEPEADEAPAPLLESAQERRERWRSVYVIYFTMFQMSLGFSIVLTGVWPYLDKLEPGAQKEVLGLAVGANPLGQLVFSPLLGLWANRAGSARAPLLATLALFVLASVLYAQLHLTRPYAKYWMVFARFLVGVSSANIAVARSYLSAATLVSERTRAVAVVSLAQVLGFVVGPALQAAAAPLGPGAPYAPPGDLSAPLRLDMYTAAGWINAVLGFLNFLLFLPCCFKERKIAAREAMIAQGADNEKEALKALKPDPVSSWTLVAAFFVLVFNFVLLETLATMLTMDQFAWSKRQALEYMGALMSGGAVLACLTFALIGPLTRVFEERALLLWGGFLLTGLASVLCIPWGPGPPPLAPSGAAEAGGGCPQETQPWCAESRGLTLPQFLAGYACVSVGYSLGVTLIQTIFSKVLGPRPQGVWQGVLTGAGCLSRALGPVFVSAVYARRGPVATFGSTAALTLAALAALRLVYARLQPPPLAPPAPHAAELRPLKRDVPA, encoded by the exons ATGGAGTGGTTTAAGGGCCTGGCGGGGCGCGTGCGGCAGGAGCCCGAGGCGGACGAGGCTCCGGCGCCGCTGCTGGAGTCGGCTCAGGAGCGGCGCGAGCGCTGGCGCAGCGTCTACGTCATCTACTTCACCATGTTCCAGATGTCGCTGGGCTTCAGCATCGTGCTGACCGGAGTGTGGCCCTACCTCGACAAG TTGGAGCCGGGCGCGCAGAAGGAAGTGCTGGGGCTGGCGGTGGGCGCCAACCCGCTGGGGCAGCTGGTGTTCTCGCCGCTGCTGGGGCTGTGGGCCAACCGCGCGGGCTcggcgcgcgcgccgctgcTGGCCACACTGGCGCTGTTCGTGCTGGCCAGCGTGCTGTACGCGCAGCTGCACCTCACGCGCCCCTACGCCAAGTACTGGATGGTGTTCGCCAGGTTCCTCGTCGGCGTCAGCTCAG CGAACATCGCGGTGGCGCGCTCGTACCTGTCGGCGGCGACGCTGGTGAGCGAGCGCACGCGCGCCGTGGCCGTGGTGTCGCTGGCGCAGGTGCTGGGCTTCGTGGTGGGCCCCGCGCTGCAGGCGGCCGCGGCGCCGCTGGGCCCCGGCGCGCCCTACGCGCCGCCCGGCGACCTGTCCGCGCCGCTGCGCCTCGACATGTACACCGCCGCCGGCTGGATCAACGCCGTGCTCGGCTTCCTCAACTTCCTGCTCTTCCTGCCGTGCTGCTTCAAGGAGAGGAAGATCGCCGCCAGAGAGGCCATGATCGCGCAGGGCGCCGACAACG AAAAGGAAGCTTTAAAAGCTTTGAAGCCGGACCCGGTGAGCAGCTGGACGCTGGTGGCGGCCTTCTTCGTGCTGGTGTTCAACTTCGTGCTGCTGGAGACGCTGGCCACCATGCTGACCATGGACCAGTTCGCGTGGAGCAAGCGCCAGGCGCTGGAGTACATGGGCGCGCTGATGAGCGGCGGCGCCGTGCTCGCCTGCCTCACCTTCGCGCTCATCGGCCCGCTCACGCGCGTCTTCGAGGAGCG CGCGCTGCTGCTGTGGGGCGGCTTCCTGCTGACGGGGCTGGCGTCGGTGCTGTGCATCCCGTGGGGCCCGGGCCCGCCGCCGCTGGCGCCCAGTGGCGCGGCGGAGGCGGGCGGCGGGTGTCCGCAGGAGACGCAGCCGTGGTGCGCGGAGTCGCGGGGCCTCACGCTGCCGCAGTTCCTGGCGGGCTACGCGTGCGTGTCGGTGGGCTACTCGCTGGGCGTGACGCTCATCCAGACGATATTCTCGAAGGTGCTGGGGCCGCGACCGCAGGGCGTGTGGCAGGGCGTGCTGACGGGCGCGGGCTGCCTGTCGCGCGCGCTGGGCCCGGTGTTCGTGTCGGCGGTGTACGCGCGGCGCGGGCCCGTGGCCACGTTCGGCAGCACGGCGGCGCTGAcgctggcggcgctggcggcgctgcGCCTGGTGTACGCGCGCCTGCAGCCGCCGCCGctggcgccgcccgcgccgcacgccgCCGAGCTGCGCCCGCTCAAGCGCGACGTGCCCGCCTGA
- the Sec3 gene encoding LOW QUALITY PROTEIN: exocyst complex component 1 (The sequence of the model RefSeq protein was modified relative to this genomic sequence to represent the inferred CDS: inserted 4 bases in 3 codons) — MKFEETALQRDWEISKEQSCVDVADDDATPSDAALGALLEDAEPSDADAERRVRRLGSRLARLDALNVAGMLAAATESGGAGAALAERLGDGLGAGAALAARLRRYDALAAPXRAAARSDAARADTNARRLLAELAALFAWLDXGALRELDALAEVSLAXAEGARALAAAEALRAALRAEAAAPAALRRLAAVRERLRRLARAKDQLAAALARHLNNALIHLGNEAGEARASRHHAELLPYAPFMRWLKDMDDKAFEGLARVYTGTWARRHERELRAACDAARAALAQAPPDRADEPLDAVLSLVESMCNAEQDFCTQFFFLDIDVKGEAGEAEAERGEARRAGAETRRFMCELFPALESELVALVAHVERHDPYGAMRALACVGRRVLGAAEGGAGGGAGGEARWARAALAGVAVAAKRGADRCVADRLAALPDAVKQAAKKPKCGLLSFLQELEELSGACERIFVSSGRRADLDRWYVSLASAMLQAVQHAEHPRTPRAVLHMENYHRLHAVLSALRVPALEALRRECRSRYSDALRAYVTQYFGRPLEKLTQFFEGVSEAVAQGVREDEVCYRAAFSKHELRRVLAMYPAHEVRKSLHRLYRTVEKHLSEEGGLLQVVWRAMQEEFIAQHVALQARIAACYPAAGLALPLTTQHILDAFSDIAREH, encoded by the exons ATGAAGTTCGAGGAGACAGCGCTGCAGCGGGATTGGGAGATCAGTAAGGAGCAATCGTGTGTTGACGTG GCGGACGATGACGCAACACCATCGGATGCGGCTCTGGGCGCGCTGCTGGAGGACGCGGAGCCGAGCGACGCCGACGCCgagcggcgcgtgcggcgcCTCGGCAGCCGCCTGGCGCGCCTCGACGCGCTCAACGTGGCCGGCATGCTGGCCGCCGCCACCGAGAGCGGCGGCGCCGGGGCCGCGCTGGCCGAGCGCCTGGGCGACGGGctgggcgcgggcgcggcgctggcggcgcggcTGCGGCGCTACGACGCGCTGGctgcgcc ccgcgccgccgcgcgcTCCGACGCCGCGCGCGCCGACACCAACGCGCGCCGCCTGCTGGCCGAACTGGCGGCGCTGTTCGCGTGGCTGG GCGGCGCGCTGCGCGAGCTGGACGCGCTGGCCGAGGTGTCGCTGG GCGCCGAGGGCGCGCGCGCGCTGGCGGCGGCCGAGGCGCTGCGGGCGGCGCTGCGGGCCGaggccgccgcgcccgccgcgctgcGCCGCCTGGCCGCCGTGCGCGAGCGCCTGCGCCGCCTAGCACGCGCCAAGGACCAG ctggcggcggcgctggcgcgGCACCTGAACAACGCGCTCATCCACCTCGGCAACGAGGCGGGCGAGGCGCGCGCGTCCCGCCACCACGCCGAGCTGCTGCCCTACGCGCCCTTCATGCGCTGGCTCAAGGACATGGACGACAAGGCGTTCGAGGGCCTGGCGCGCGTGTACACCGGCACGTGGGCGCGGCGCCACGAGCGCGAGCTGCGCGCCGCCTGCgacgccgcccgcgccgcgctggCGCAGGCGCCGCCCGACCGCGCGGACGAGCCGCTCGACGCC GTGCTGAGTCTGGTGGAGAGCATGTGCAACGCGGAACAAGATTTTTGTACGCAATTCTTCTTCTTGGACATAGACGTCAAG GGCGAGGCGGGCGAGGCGGAGGCGGAGCGCGGGGAGGCGCGGCGCGCGGGCGCGGAGACGCGGCGCTTCATGTGCGAGCTGTTCCCCGCGCTGGAGAGCGAGCTGGTGGCGCTGGTGGCGCACGTGGAGCGGCACGACCCCTA CGGCGCGATGCGGGCGCTGGCGTGCGTGGGGCGGCGCGTGCTGGGCGCGGCGgagggcggcgcggggggcggcgcggggggcgaGGCGCgctgggcgcgggcggcgctggCGGGCGTGGCCGTGGCGGCCAAGCGCGGCGCCGACCGCTGCGTGGCCGACCGACTCGCCGCACTGCCGGACGCCGTCAAGCAG GCCGCTAAGAAGCCCAAGTGCGGCCTGCTGAGCTTCCTGCAGGAGCTGGAGGAGCTGAGCGGCGCGTGCGAGCGCATCTTCGTGTCGAGCGGGCGGCGCGCCGACCTGGACCGCTGGTACGTGTCGCTGGCCAGCGCCATGCTGCAGGCAGTGCAGCACGCCGAGCACCCGCGCACCCCGCGAGCCGTGCTGCACATGG AGAACTACCACCGGCTGCACGCGGTGCTGTCGGCGCTGCGCGTGCCGGCGCTGGAGGCGCTGCGGCGCGAGTGCCGCTCGCGCTACTCGGACGCGCTGCGGGCGTACGTCACGCAGTACTTCGGTCGCCCGCTAGAGAAACTCACGCAGTTCTTCGAG GGCGTGTCGGAGGCGGTGGCGCAGGGCGTCCGCGAGGACGAGGTGTGCTACCGCGCCGCCTTCAGCAAGCACGAGCTGCGGCGCGTGCTCGCCATGTACCCCGCGCACGAGG TGCGCAAGTCGCTGCACCGGCTGTACCGCACCGTGGAGAAGCACCTGAGCGAGGAGGGCGGGCTGCTGCAGGTGGTGTGGCGCGCCATGCAGGAGGAGTTCATCGCGCAGCACGTGGCGCTGCAGGCGCGCATCGCCGCCTGCTACCCCGCCGCCGGCCTGGCGCTGCCGCTCACCACGCAGCACATCCTCGACGCCTTCTCCGACATCGCGCGCGAGCACTGA
- the LOC110382597 gene encoding uncharacterized protein LOC110382597: protein MLVSRPIVSRLFQQSVRRYHNEHFKAPTMDELPVPRGSWQTQHDANQRRYNLALLFGVAFTAGTLVIAKASGLVYLNYSPPKSLD, encoded by the exons ATGCTTGTCTCACGCCCGATTGTGTCCAGGTTATTCCAACAATCAG TGCGCCGCTACCACAACGAGCACTTCAAGGCGCCCACGATGGACGAGCTGCCGGTGCCGCGCGGCTCGTGGCAGACGCAGCACGACGCCAACCAGCGCCGCTACAACCTCGCGCTCCTCTTCGGCGTCGCCTTCACGGCCGGCACATTGGTTATT GCCAAGGCTTCTGGACTGGTGTACCTGAACTACTCGCCTCCCAAGTCCCTGGATTAA
- the LOC110382596 gene encoding prefoldin subunit 2, with protein MSQKASTKNPKAKTSEEIFTGFQALRGEQRQLANKISELEMDLNEHKIVIETLRGVDKTRKCFRMVGGVLVERTVAEVLPELESNCEQLPKALKALEEQLSKKGREINEYIECHDIRLQRVDQPPAEAAPEQPSKSNVLVASG; from the exons ATGTCTCAGAAAGCTTCTACGAAGAACCCTAAAGCAAAAACTAGCGAGGAGATCTTTACAGGCTTTCAAGCACTACGCGGTGAACAACGTCAATTAGCCAATAAGATTTCGGAGTTGGAAATGGATCTGAATGAGCACAA AATAGTTATTGAAACTCTTCGCGGTGTGGATAAAACTCGTAAATGTTTTCGGATGGTGGGCGGAGTTTTAGTTGAACGCACAGTTGCTGAAGTGTTGCCTGAGCTTGAGAGCAACTGTGAACAACTGCCTAAAGCCCTGAAAGCCTTGGAGGAACAGCTGTCCAAAAAAGGACGAGAGATTAATGAATATATAGAATGTCATGACATACGCCTGCAGCGAGTAGACCAGCCGCCTGCGGAGGCAGCTCCAGAGCAACCTTCCAAGTCCAATGTTCTGGTTGCCAGTGGTTAG